CTGTTGGAGTATGGGGCCAAAAGACATAGTGAAATTCAGGAAGATACTGACGGCAGATATGATAAGGAGCGACCACAACGGCATCAATTGGGCAAAGATGTTAAACATCAAGAAGGTAAAAATGCGTCCAACACACATTTAGAAACTCATTGTCATACATAGTCTACTTTCTGTAGCAAAACAAAATGACATAAATAACATGGTCCACAGAACATAAATTACAACCCAAATGCATTTCCTCTCAGAATGAAAAACATTCAAATCTGAGTAAATTATCCGGCAGCCCCATaattttatgtatttatttttccaCTTTTTTCTATTTGCTTGTTGAACTAGTCAAGCACTTCGGTTCAGACCGGGCGTGCAAGTGGCACAATTGTGCCCTAACTCCTTGCAGTAGGCacacttcgtcttcttctttggaTGCAACTCAATGCTCGAGTAGTACCTCTTGTCCCTTTTCCGTCCTTTAGTCGATGACTTTGGGGGGTTACGCAAAGGAACTGCTCTAGGATCTCCAACAGAAGCTTCCGTGGGGGCAGATGAGGTTGGTGGGTCAGCCTGTGCTgttggcttcttcttcttcctccttgttttGTAAAGTTGGTTCAATTCAATCTCCAATGCGTTACCATAGGAACGAAACAAAAACGCTCCTGCATCAGACATACTGTCCAGTTTAGATATTTTGCCAAACATAGCACTCAGTGAAACAAGCCTTATTTGTTGGAGAGACTCTTGTGGCATGGCATCAGGGAGTTGCGTGTTAGTGGGCAAATCAATAAGAATAGCGTTCTGTGTCCATCTAGTAAGTATGTATTGCTCACATATCTCATCAACACCAAGGTGGGTGAAGACTTTCAGGATATGCACACATAGCAGCCCATCCCTGTAAAACCTGCAACACTCGCACCCATACTCTTGCTAGTCAACATCTGCTGTTACCATGTACGTTCTACGACCATAAACCCCAGCATAAATTCTGTTAGGCTCAAGCAGATACATGTTGCCACCTTGAGGCCTAACGTTATACATGCCAATCATTGAGAACTCATGCTGAAACCTGTAGTATGTATCCCTTGTGTAAACTCGCAAAGCTTGCTTCTCAATTGGGAACATGGACCAAAGCCTTGGCTCCAGCTGTTTCGTCCTGTAGTCATTACCTCCTTCTTGCACCAAGATCTTGTCGTTTATCTTCTCGTATTGCTTCACAAAGTTGAGCACAAAATTTTGCGGGTTCACATACCTTTTTAGGACAACATTGAAGCCTTCATTCCGTTGAGTTGACTGGAGGAATGGGAAAAAACATTCTCTGAAGTAGCAAGGCACCCAAAGATGCTTGATCGCatatcatcaaagcgtttatctcCAACAATACCATGTGTAACAACCATAGTAGCCCACCTTGTCTCGAACTCATCAGGAGTCATGCTCAAGTCTACAACCTCATTGAATTCTTTAGCTACCTCCGGATGCCTAGCCAAGAATCCTCCTAACTTCTCTTGGGCTTTCTTAATGATATGCCAGCGGCAACTACGGTGAACTGCATGCAGAAAAATTTTGATATAGAATTTTTCATCGCCTAGTCCTGGTCAGTTATGATGTTGAGTGGGGCAATTCTATGCATTGCTTCAAGAAAAGCCCCAAACAACCAATCAAAGGTGGTCTCGAGCTCTTGTCGCAAGAAGGCACAACCTAACATGAAAGATTGCCCATGCCTGTTCATCCCAATAAACGGAGCAAAGGGCATGTTATACATGTTTGTCAAGTACGTTGTGTCAAAAGAGATGCAATCATGGTAAGCTTTTGTGTACGCCTCTCGAGCCCTCCCATCAACCCAAAACAAATTCTCGGCTCTGCCTATTCCatctttcttcaccttgaaaaagaAGCCTGGATCTTCTCCCTGTTTTTCCTCAAAGTAGGCAACTGTCTCACCCAAATCACCCTCATCTGCTTCAGCACTGCGAAGGGCAGTCCTCATGTTGCTTATCAAATTTGTCGTGTACGGCACAATTGAAGCTTGGCCATAAAAATCAGACATAACTATCATCATGCGACCTGTCTCCATGTTACACGTGTGCAATACCTTAAGGAACTCAACCTCTTCTGGTGGGATGCCTTGGTGACAGCGCAGGTACTTAGTGAGAGATGGCTTGTCAATCAATCTATGATTGTGCTCAAGAACAACACCTGTGACCACCCACTTTTTTTTTGCAGCTCCACTGTCATTTTTGCTTGACAATTAGTTGGTATGATAAAttcccttctcctcttcttaacaAGTCCACATGGAGATTTATAAGAGCTACAACTTGCTTTCTTCCTGCCAACATCTTGCCCATCGCCACTTTCCTCAGAATCTGAACTGAGTTTTTCAAAAACAGGAGCACACACATCCTCTTGATTTATTTTAGGCTTCCCCGACTTGTTGCAGCAAAAGGTCTGCTTCTCAAGCACATTAGTGTATGCAGACCTCCTGGACGTGTTGGCTTTCATCGAGAACCCAATGCGTAGAGAGTAGGATTTGTAGTGTGCCTTAACACCTTCAAGGGTTTCAAATTCCATGCCAATAAAAGGCTCTTGTGGGCTAGATCGCACCTCAGTTTCATCCAAATGGACTTCCTCACCATTGCTAAGCAGAGTATTTGCTGGGCTCATCACGGCAGGGGCGGGCATGGTAGTTTGAGTTGCTGCAACATCAGAAGCACCAGTAACAGAAGCTACTGCAACATGAAATTTAACTCATGTGACATCTTGCACAGTAGCATCTCTCAATTCCGGTGACTCGCCCACACCTTCAGTAGAAATTGGCACTTTCTCTGGTTGGGCTTGTGTGCAGTATGTAggaccaccatcatcatcatcaaactCATGAGGTAGCTCATTGAGATCAATGCCAGCCATTCTGCATTTTTTTAAAGTCAGGGAATGAATCTGATAGGTTTTTTTTTATCGCATCATGCAAGGAAAAATGTGTATAGCACCAGCAGTTCTCCGTGGTTTTTTTTCGATGGATAATTTTGTGTTTTTTAAGAAACTAGAGATTTTACTACTAAAAAAACTTCCATGGGCACCCTTCACGGATCGACTCGCCTATGTCGGCGCAAAACTAGCCTCACAATGCTAGCTAGGCACCTTTTTCTTGGTGCTCTATGAAAACTGTACCTAAACTACTAGCTTAGTTTCTATGTGAGCAAAATCTGAAAAACACAGGCTTCTACATGAAAACCCTCTCTCCATGTTTGTAACTTTGTTTTTTTGTTAGCAACTACTACCAGCTTCTAAAAAATTGTAAATTGACTACTAGCTTGTTCTTTTTGTGCTTTTTTGTACTACACACATATTTACTAACACACAATCTGCTACACATTTTTTTTGCAGAAACAAGCTACTAGACAGTAGGACAATATGCAATTCAAGAGTCAGCATCCATCCCTTTTTCTATATTTTTGCACTCTAAAAGGAGGTGTACAGGTCTGGAGTAGGAGATGCAAGGAGAAAGAACATGTCAGAAGCTAGGGTCCAAGAGGCAATTTTCTGCTAGTAGATCAGGTGGTAGGTACAGATAGGGAAATCCAACAGTTCTAGGACGAAGTTCATGGAGAATTTGCTCGAAAACTTTGTGTTACCTTCTGTTCTTCACACGGGGGGCAAACTTTTGCTGCTCTGGATGGTGTTTTTCTTGCACGGTTCCACTGCTTTTTGCCTGACCAGAAACAGAACAGTTGCAGTTGTCTCGATACTGTTTTGCCTATTTGTGCTTGCTATCAATTTATGGGCGGTGGATGTGCCCCGTCGCTAGGCCATGGCCTCCCGACGGCGGCTGGGAGATGGGGAATAGAGATTAGCACCGGGGGAGGgtacggggggggggggatctgcTGCTATGATCTGAATGTAGGGAAGGATTGGAGGTGGGACTATAATATTCCTTTTTTAGGAAGCACATGGGGGGCCCGAGAGGAAGTTACCTTTTCTGTCGGCCGCCACATGCAACCGCACAGCGCGCGTGCTGTAGTATCGTCCTAGTTTTAAAATAGGATGTCTGTGGGGCCGCCCATATGTCTCACTTATAGCCTGCCATAGGGAAGCCTCGCCTCGCGTGAGATGGAATGACCTGGCGCGCGGGAGACTATAACCTTGTTTTTCGTGTAAGTTTCTTTGTTCTTCTTTAttgctttctttctttatttttacttttgtttGTACTTCTAATTATTATAAATAAATATATTGCAAAAACACTTTACATAATAACCTGCGTAGAAAATGTTAACCCACTGTCTAAAAAAATGTTACATCTGTGCAGAGGAAATGTTTTTGATGTATATAGAAAAATTATACAATGTGTGTGAagacatttgatcatgtatttaaaaaagtTAATCCCGCATTTGAAAGAAGTTAAACAAGTGTCTAAGACAAAGTTAAtacagtatttaaaaaaatattaagtatgtatataaaatattgatcatgtattaaaaaaatcttgtatttaaaaaactcaagcatttgaaaaatgaTAGAAGTCTATAAAAacaatgttgaccatgtattaaaaaaCTGCTATTCCTATACTCCCTTTatcccataatataagaatgTTTTCAACACTAGTGTAGTGttaaaaacactcttatattataagatggagggagtatttggaAAATGTTAATCAAAGGTCTTAAAAAATCCTAAACATGCAagaaaaaaatgttgaccatgtattaaaaTATATTACTCTTGCTATTTCAAGAAGATAAAACATGCATTGAAAAATATATTAAGTGTATACCAAAAATTATATTTTGAAATAAAAAAGTAGTTTGAGAAAATATACGTTTCTGAAAAATGTTATAAAgtatttaaaaattattaaatgGGCACATAATTTTTTTGGGTGGATACTTTTTTTGAATGCGTACTGAAAAACAATTAACAAGTGTTGAACAAAAACGAAACCGATGAagtcaaaaaaggaaaaaaaaaaaacaagaacccaataaagacaaaagaaaacaaagaatgTTAAAACAAAGTACACAATGCAAAAAGAATGCAAACTGTGAAAATCTTgaaacaaacaacaaaaatagATTCAAAACTACCCCCTCCGTTCATAAATattagtctttttaaagattccacTAAAGACtacataaaagaaaaataaataaatatatactttaaaatatatctatatatactgtgtagtgaaatctttaaatatCCAGGGACTGAGAAAGTAGAAAAacaaacaaaaccaacaaaaacaaagaaaaaaattaCAAACCAGCGCACACCAGTTGGTGAAAACtaagaaagaaacaaagaaaaccgatgaaaaagaaagaaaaaactttgtGAACAATTTACAAAATAAAGAATACCAGTGAAAAAAAACAAAGATAAAATCTATGAAAACcggaaaaaaacaaagaaaaagtgttaaaaacaaataaaaaatatattaaagaAACTAgtgaaggaaaaagaagaaagaaaactaaaATGTCTAACGAAACCAGGGACAGAAGCTCATCGTGCGAAATCGATGAAAAACCTAGCGAATGGAAAAAAAGACAAAAATAGTCCGGCCCAATAGCTACATCACATGCGAAAAAACGTCAGCAAAACAGATGGGACACTCGCATGGAGCGTGATATAAGTTTTGCAGCTCTCTGGCATCCTAGGTGACGAAATCACTAATTAGTGAGTACACCTTTCAACGATTACTCTCACCTTCACATGTTGCGACAAGTGATGCACTGCATGCATGCCATTTGTCGCAACCTGGAAGTTTTTTTTTTTTCAAATCGTTTTCACCGTTGACTTTCTCGCattgagatcttcaaaactagatcccatgttgataggttttgacgaactttttttttcagaaaaaaagggaaagaaaaaaCCCGAAAGATAAAAAACGTGCCTCTCACAGaaaaagagagagcagaaaacgcgtttttctCTTTCGGGGAGAGAcacgggcgtgcctctcacgaaggcaaaaccgtgcctctcgtaaaaaaaacgcgttttttcttTTTACGAAAGGCACGGGTGTGCCTCTCGcggaggcaaaaccgtgcctttcgcgaaagcaaaaccgtgtctctcgaaaaaaacgcgttttttttcTTTCCAAAAGGCACGGGCGTGACTATCGTAAAGGCAAAATCGTGCCTTTTGCGGAAGAAAAACCGTACTTCTCgccaaaaaatagaaaacacgttttttccttCCCGAAAGGCACGGGCATGCCTCTCGTGAAGGCAAAATCATGCCTttcacggaagcaaaaccgtgccctcTCGCAAACAAAACACATTTTtccctttccgaaaggcacgCATGTGCCTCATGCGGAAGcagaaccgtgcctctcgcaaaaaaacagaaaacgtgttttttgcgtaaaaaaaatagaaaacacgttttttcgcaaaaaaatataatttttttcgtccaaaaattatgaaagacTGGTGAAAACCGGAATACCAaaaaaatccggaaaaaatcactCAAAAAGGCAAAAAACGCGTGCTAAAATTTTTTAGAGAAAATGCTGAGAGCGCGACACATGACGGCGGCTGGAAACGTACCAAGTGGAGGCACGCGGGAGCGATTGCTGGAAGGTTTTCGAGGGAGCGCTCACTAACTAGTTGCTCCCCTAGGAGCTTTCACTGTAATGCTTCAATCAATCCAAGACGCAAGGAGTGATCTAGTCCAAGACGTCGAGCACCTTGGTTGTGTCTCACCTTAACTGGACTATTCCGTGACGGTGGCTTCGAGAGCCTAAGCCAAATAAAAACTCTTAAAAACTTAAAAGTGTCACTTTTAAGCCTCCTCGAACCTATGCCTCTTATCCGTCCGATCGCGCATACCCATCCCCAATTTCACACATGCATTTATTTAAAGCTTTAATTTTTTTCTAAAATCCATAACTTTTGACTCTAGCGTCGAATTTCAAATCCGTTTTCACCATTGTGTTTTCCACGACGAgtacttcaaaactagatctcatatagATAGGTTCGGCAAACTTTTTTGAACAACTTTGGGGTGATATTGAGCAACTTTAGTGCTAAAAAAACAACTTCTTATTAATGTGCGTAGTATGATGGTCTATCAACGAAAATTTCTTCAAAGTTATCTACCATAACTAAAATGTTAACTAACTTCACCATTTAGCAACCACATGACAAATTTGTCACCTATTTTCAAACTAAAATAGTTAAATTATGTGTTGGATGTGCATACTCGGCTTCTCATGCGTTGGAAGTGCATTAGTTCCTGTATGGAAAAAATCAAAACGCTAAACCGTGTGTCGGAATCATGATATGTTTTCATCGTTGGGTTCCTCGCGACGAACTCTTCAAAACGAGAtctcatatgaatatgttttgaatattttttttcaaaaacaactTTGATGTTAGATGAGGCAACCTTAGTGCTAAAAAGAAACAACTTTGATGCTAAATGAAATTGCATCGTGTGTATACACATGAGTTGCCTGTTGAATGCACTGGAGTTGCGCAAAAACACACTAAAATTTGCTAACTTTTTGTGATACTCGAGTGCAATTATGGTAACTATTTAAAAATAGCAGGCAAGTGGGCATCAATGGTAGGCAATTGAACATCAACCGTAGACAATTGATTATCAGTAATAGGCAATCGAGCATCAAAATTGAGCAATTTCATAGTATTTTGTAGGCAACTGAGCATCAAAATTGAGCAATTTCATAGTTTTATAGACAACTGAGCATCAATCATAGACAATTGATCATCATTGTTTAATTATGTAAAGCTTTTAGAGATGAATCTAGCCAACTGTTAGTCGTGGTAACCGATAGTCAtactaaggggggggggggggagggggagaggaatTGCTTGCCTAtagcactaaagttgcctcaTCTAACACAAAGAGTTGTTAAAAAAAGTTCGTCGAAACCTAtccatatgagatctagttttgaagagctcgtcgtaagaaACACAACCGTGAAAACGGATTATCATTCTGACGCTCGGTTTAAATATTATggatttaaaaaaattaaaacgCTAATAAATGCACGTGGATTTTCTCCCTCGGGTGTGCCCGCTACCGCGAGGGGTCGCTGCTGCGCTCGGTAGTCACGTCCATTAAAACTTGTGAACGTGTGCTATTTTTTAATTTAGGGAAAAACACAGTGCACTTGGTACTTCTTGGGTGAAGAAATATCTAAATGCTTTCATATTTTTTTAGAGAGGAAATATATATCATTTGAAACTTCTGATTCGCTTACTTTGTTGAACTGGAAAATACAACACAAATCGATCTTGGCGTCCTTTGTCTTGTGGCGGCGTCGTGCTTAATCATGTTAAAGATCAATCATAGCTACTCTctttatttttaaatataagtttttttacagATTTTACTAGAAGGATACATATGAAGTAAAATGAATGGATGTATATTATAAAATATGtccatatacatctgtatgtagtttttagtgaaacattttaaaaaaatatttacgaATGGAGAGGTAGTATTCTGTTATGATTGATCAGCAAAAACAATGCAAGTTTTTTATTCAGGCAAGCCAAAGCCGCCAGGCTGCACCAGGCTGCAGTTTACAACAAGAGCAAGAAAATTAAGGTGAACGATTGCAAACATCAAACGCGGCGTAGGAATGCTAGATCTTGGGGATTTCCGAGATTGTTTTGTGCAGCATGAGACCGGATCCTTTGAACTTGCCCTTGGTAATCTCATCAATCCTTCCCGCCATCTCCGGCGTGAGGTGGTTGGTCCAGTCCCCGACCACGCCGCGCCGGAAGAAGACCCCGTTGGGCATGGTCCTCTCAACGATTTCGGTCGTCCCCGACCGGTTCACCTCCTGGTCGGCCATGCTCTTCATGGCGCATGCCTCCGCGATCTCCCTGTCCACTCCGGCATCCTGCTCCCCCGGCGTGAAGGGGCGCCCGATGAACTCGGCGAGGCGCCTCAGCTGGCCGAGCGGGTCGGCGCTGAGCTCCTCGTAAGTCAGGAAGAGCACCTGGCCCGGCCTCTCGACGTGCCAGCGCCAGTAGCCCAGCACGTGCTCCCAGAAGGGCCCGTACGGCGAGACGCCGTCGCAGAACCGGCCGTGTGCCTCGTCGATGCCCCAGGAGGTGAACTTGTTCATGAAGTGCCACAGAGACACGAAGCAGTCCTTGGGGTCCCGGCACAAGTACACCACCTGCATGCAcgcatgatatatatatatataccacccCAGTATGTAAATGTTGCAAGAAACTACTGTAGTAAAATGTTGTAGGAAACGTACGTACCTTGCAGTCTGACGCCGCGATGGAGGGCGGCAGCGACTCGGCCGGGATGTGCGTGGCGAAGAGCCGCGGCGCGGGGAGCGAGCTCAGGTCAGGGATCCGGTCCTTGGTGTAGACCTGGGCCTCGAGGAAAGGGACGAGCTGGTGGGAGTTGTGGGAGGCGAGCTGCCGGAGCACGGACGATGATGCGTCGGCGTCGCTGCGGTGGGCCGCGGCATAGAGGAGGGCCTTGATCCAGGTAGTCCCGCACTTGGGCATCGTAACAAGGAGCACGTCGGTGCCACGCGCCTCAAAGCGCTGCTGCGCGACCACGGAGCCCACCATGATCGACGGCGTTATGTACCAGCCGTCGGGGTGGCGGCGGTAATCCATCGTGGCTCCGCCGGGCACGGTCTCGTAGGTGGACACCaccccacgggcttcctcgtagaTTTCTTTTGCCTCGTCGGCTTCCGGCGTGGAGGCGCTGGCCTCACGGGGGAAGACAGCAGGAGCAGCCATGCTGATGACTCGCTACTCGCTAGGATCGCTTTAGTAAAGCTATCGCTAATTCGTTGTGTATTGACGGTAGCGATAGCTTTACTACTAGTTTTATACTAGTAGCTCGCAAACGCGTACGACCATCTACTAGTCTCATCCACGATGTCCCTTTCTTGCGGATGACTAAAGGATCTCTTGGTGAGCTCATCAAATCGTtgacttagagcatctccaacaacgaGCGGCCCACAATATTTCGCAAAATTCAGCATATGTAACAGGCATTTTTAATCACAttttaaaataaaaatgatatataGCATAGTTGCATATATAGTCTAGATAATTAAAATAAACTACGTAGCATAACATAGATAAAAAAACTACTCATCATCGTTATTGGACTCCGACGTGCCGGTGCCTGATTCCTTCGTCGTGATGAAGGCGTCAACACAACGTTCATCGTCGGAGGACCAAGTTGACGCTTCCTTCAGCTCCATCTCGAAGAGTGTGGCTTGCTTTCGCGTACGCCTATCTTTACGATACGCGGCTTGCTCCATCCTCCTCTCCGCCCTCTCCGTCCTCCTTTGCGCGAAGAATTGGCGTTCGTCGAGGACGTCTTGCGGGAACTGTCGGCGCCATTCCGTCATGGCATGCTCGTCCATCTCAGCAATGCTGGAGCGGTGCTGCTGCCTCCGGTTTCAGCGATGGTCCTCGTCGATGACTACCCGTGGACGAGGCGCGACGTTCTGCGCccactccatcgtcatcacctccGGGAAGTTCACCTCCCTTCGAGGCCTGTTcaggcgccacgccgccgcctCGTACGCGCGGGCGGCATCCTCGGCGGTGTCGAACGTGTCGAGGCCGAGGCGTGCTCGCGGGATCGGATCCTGGTGTAGAACGTGCCGGAGGGGCGCgcgcggacgccgcggtagccaGAAGTTCCCCGACGGCgcgacggcatggtggcgcggCGGCAGCGAGGCGAGAAAGGAGGCAGAGGGCGTGTGGCGAGGCGAGGGAGGGCGCGTGGCGAGACGAGGGGGCGACTGATTCGGTGAAAGGACGTGTGGCGAGTGCTGCATTTTATAGGCGCGTTCGACGCTGCACGCTAAATCTAACACGTGTCCGCTCGCTTTTTCTCCTACGCGCTTCTGTTTTCCGTGCGCGTAACTTTATCGCTGTTGCTGGAGCGCGTGAAATCATCG
This genomic stretch from Hordeum vulgare subsp. vulgare chromosome 6H, MorexV3_pseudomolecules_assembly, whole genome shotgun sequence harbors:
- the LOC123402839 gene encoding cytosolic sulfotransferase 5-like; translated protein: MAAPAVFPREASASTPEADEAKEIYEEARGVVSTYETVPGGATMDYRRHPDGWYITPSIMVGSVVAQQRFEARGTDVLLVTMPKCGTTWIKALLYAAAHRSDADASSSVLRQLASHNSHQLVPFLEAQVYTKDRIPDLSSLPAPRLFATHIPAESLPPSIAASDCKVVYLCRDPKDCFVSLWHFMNKFTSWGIDEAHGRFCDGVSPYGPFWEHVLGYWRWHVERPGQVLFLTYEELSADPLGQLRRLAEFIGRPFTPGEQDAGVDREIAEACAMKSMADQEVNRSGTTEIVERTMPNGVFFRRGVVGDWTNHLTPEMAGRIDEITKGKFKGSGLMLHKTISEIPKI